One window of Quercus robur chromosome 12, dhQueRobu3.1, whole genome shotgun sequence genomic DNA carries:
- the LOC126709360 gene encoding probable copper-transporting ATPase HMA5 isoform X2, protein MHMAMATKLRAISSFICNKCAGNLTPSPNYPPTPKQTRGESELAKALFSVTGMTDSTCAVPVEKAINGLPGIHEAVVDVLSNRAQVLYYPSLINEERIRETIEKVGFQATLIKDDTNERSTQVCKIRISGMTCTSCSSTIESALKAISGVQNAQVALATEKAEVHYNPKFVSYSQLLQVIEETGFEGTLISSGDNINKIELKVDGVDTDHSLNMIEKSLQVLPGVQEVEIYPELSKVSISYEPDMAGPRTFISVIESTGSGNFKATIYPREGEETGRQQEIKQYYKFFVWSLVFTIPVFLTSMVFMYIPGIKMVLDIKLVNMMTVGMMLRLELSTPVQFIIGRRFYIGAYKALRHGSANMDVLIALGTNSAYFYSVYSVLRAAYSKDFKGTDFFETSSMLISFILLGKYLEVLAKGKTSEAIAKLMDLAPETAVLLTLDDEGNVISEQEIDSRLIQKNDVIKIIPGAKVASDGYVLWGESHVNESMITGEARPVSKRKGNTVIGGTVNENGVLRIKATRVGSDSALSQIVQLVESAQMAKAPVQKFADHISKYFVPLVIMLSFSTWLAWFLAGRFHSYPKSWIPSSMSSFELALQFGISVMVIACPCALGLATPTAVMVGTGVGASQGVLIKGGQALESAHKVNCIIFDKTGTLTVGKPVVVDTQLLKNMELREFYVLIAAIEVNSEHPLAKAIVTYAKKFVEDKENLAWPEAQDFISITGNGVKAIVQNKEIIVGNKSLMLEQNIAIPVGAEDILAQAEGMAQTGILVSIDREVAGVLAISDPLKPGAQEVISILKSMKIKSIVVTGDNWGTANAIAKEVGIETVIAEAKPEDKAKKVREFQTAGYTVTMVGDGINDSPALVAADVGMAIGAGTDIAIEAADIVLMKSNLEDVITAIDLSRKTFSRIRLNYIWALGYNMLGIPIAAGVFFPFTGFRLPPWIAGAAMAASSVSVVCSSLMLKYYKRPYKLNNLDLHGIQIE, encoded by the exons atgcaCATGGCTATGGCCACCAAGCTTCGAGCAATATCGAGTTTCATTTGCAACAAATGTGCTGGGAACCTAACTCCAAGCCCAAACTACCCCCCAACGCCTAAGCAAACAAGAGGAGAATCTGAATTAGCAAAGGCCTTGTTCTCAGTCACTGGAATGACAGATTCGACGTGTGCTGTTCCGGTCGAGAAGGCCATCAATGGGCTTCCTGGGATACATGAGGCCGTCGTAGATGTTCTCAGTAATAGGGCACAAGTCCTCTACTACCCGAGTTTAATCAAC GAGGAAAGAATACGAGAGACTATTGAAAAAGTTGGATTTCAAGCCACATTGATCAAAGATGACACAAACGAGAGATCCACACAGGTATGCAAAATACGCATAAGTGGAATGACTTGTACTTCTTGCTCCTCCACTATAGAATCAGCTCTGAAAGCAATTTCAGGTGTGCAAAATGCCCAAGTGGCCTTAGCAACTGAAAAGGCAGAAGTTCATTATAATCCAAAGTTTGTGAGCTATAGTCAACTGTTGCAAGTCATAGAAGAAACTGGATTTGAGGGCACACTTATTAGTAGTGGGGATAATATCAACAAGATAGAACTCAAAGTTGATGGTGTAGACACTGATCATTCCTTAAATATGATTGAAAAGTCTCTCCAAGTGCTTCCAGGGGTTCAAGAAGTAGAAATATACCCTGAACTCAGCAAAGTGTCCATTTCTTATGAACCAGATATGGCAGGACCCAGAACTTTTATCAGTGTCATTGAGTCAACTGGGAGTGGAAATTTCAAAGCAACAATATATCCcagagaaggagaagaaactgGCAGACAGCAGGAAATTAAGCAATATTATAAATTCTTTGTATGGAGTTTGGTTTTTACGATTCCCGTGTTTTTAACATCCATGGTTTTCATGTATATTCCTGGAATTAAGATGGTATTAGATATCAAACTAGTCAACATGATGACTGTTGGTATGATGTTGAGGTTGGAGCTCTCTACTCCAGTACAGTTCATCATAGGCAGAAGATTCTACATAGGAGCCTATAAAGCTTTGCGCCATGGTTCTGCTAATATGGATGTTTTGATCGCCTTGGGAACAAATTCAGCCTACTTTTATTCTGTCTACTCAGTGTTAAGGGCTGCTTACTCTAAAGATTTCAAGGGTACAGATTTCTTTGAGACTAGCTCAATGCTTATTTCATTTATTCTACTAGGGAAGTATTTAGAGGTTTTGGCTAAGGGAAAGACATCAGAAGCCATTGCCAAGCTTATGGACTTGGCGCCTGAAACAGCCGTATTGCTAACTCTGGATGATGAAGGAAATGTGATAAGTGAACAAGAAATTGATAGCCGGTTAATACAAAAAAACGATGTGATTAAGATTATCCCTGGTGCCAAAGTAGCTTCAGATGGTTATGTTTTGTGGGGGGAGAGCCACGTAAATGAGAGCATGATAACAGGAGAAGCACGGCCAGTGTCAAAAAGGAAGGGAAACACTGTGATTGGAGGAACTGTGAATGAGAATGGGGTGTTGCGCATCAAAGCAACTAGAGTAGGATCAGACAGTGCCCTTTCCCAGATTGTTCAACTTGTTGAATCAGCACAAATGGCTAAAGCACCAGTCCAGAAGTTCGCTGACCACATTTCTAAATACTTTGTGCCTCTG GTCATTATGCTTTCATTTTCAACTTGGCTTGCCTGGTTTTTGGCTGGAAGGTTCCACAGCTACCCAAAATCTTGGATACCATCTTCCATGAGTAGCTTTGAGCTTGCACTTCAGTTTGGGATCTCTGTCATGGTCATAGCATGCCCTTGTGCTCTAGGCCTAGCAACCCCAACTGCTGTTATGGTTGGTACTGGAGTTGGTGCATCTCAAGGGGTACTAATTAAAGGTGGCCAAGCTTTAGAAAGTGCACATAAG GTTAACTGCATTATATTTGACAAGACAGGGACTCTCACGGTTGGGAAACCAGTGGTCGTTGACACACaacttttgaaaaatatggAACTTCGAGAATTCTATGTTCTCATTGCTGCAATCGAG GTGAACAGTGAGCACCCATTAGCCAAGGCCATAGTGACATATGCCAAGAAATTTGTAGAAGATAAAGAGAACCTTGCTTGGCCGGAAGCACAAGACTTTATCTCCATTACTGGCAATGGAGTGAAAGCCATTGTtcaaaacaaggaaataataGTGGGCAACAAGAGTTTGATGTTGGAACAGAACATTGCCATTCCAGTTGGTGCTGAAGATATACTAGCACAAGCTGAAGGCATGGCTCAAACTGGGATTCTAGTATCTATAGATAGGGAAGTCGCCGGAGTTCTGGCCATATCTGACCCCCTTAAACCAGGTGCTCAAGAAGTCATTTCCATTCTCAAGTCCATGAAAATTAAAAGCATAGTGGTGACAGGTGATAATTGGGGAACTGCCAATGCCATTGCCAAGGAAGTTGGAATTGAAACTGTTATTGCAGAAGCCAAACCAGAGGATAAAGCAAAGAAAGTGAGGGAATTTCAG ACTGCAGGCTACACTGTGACAATGGTAGGAGATGGCATCAATGACTCACCAGCACTTGTTGCTGCAGATGTTGGAATGGCCATTGGTGCTGGCACAGACATTGCTATCGAAGCAGCTGATATTGTTCTCATGAAGAGCAACTTGGAAGATGTGATAACTGCAATTGATCTTTCCAGGAAGACCTTCTCACGTATACGTCTTAATTACATTTGGGCTTTGGGGTATAATATGCTTGGTATCCCAATTGCTGCTGGGGTCTTTTTCCCATTTACTGGATTTCGTTTACCACCATGGATTGCTGGAGCTGCAATGGCAGCCTCTTCTGTCAGTGTTGTTTGCAGCTCCCTCATGTTAAAGTATTACAAGAGACCCTATAAGTTGAATAACCTGGACTTACATGGAATACAAATTGAGTAA
- the LOC126709360 gene encoding probable copper-transporting ATPase HMA5 isoform X3, with protein sequence MHMAMATKLRAISSFICNKCAGNLTPSPNYPPTPKQTRGESELAKALFSVTGMTDSTCAVPVEKAINGLPGIHEAVVDVLSNRAQVLYYPSLINEERIRETIEKVGFQATLIKDDTNERSTQVCKIRISGMTCTSCSSTIESALKAISGVQNAQVALATEKAEVHYNPKFVSYSQLLQVIEETGFEGTLISSGDNINKIELKVDGVDTDHSLNMIEKSLQVLPGVQEVEIYPELSKVSISYEPDMAGPRTFISVIESTGSGNFKATIYPREGEETGRQQEIKQYYKFFVWSLVFTIPVFLTSMVFMYIPGIKMVLDIKLVNMMTVGMMLRLELSTPVQFIIGRRFYIGAYKALRHGSANMDVLIALGTNSAYFYSVYSVLRAAYSKDFKGTDFFETSSMLISFILLGKYLEVLAKGKTSEAIAKLMDLAPETAVLLTLDDEGNVISEQEIDSRLIQKNDVIKIIPGAKVASDGYVLWGESHVNESMITGEARPVSKRKGNTVIGGTVNENGVLRIKATRVGSDSALSQIVQLVESAQMAKAPVQKFADHISKYFVPLVNSFLLQVIMLSFSTWLAWFLAGRFHSYPKSWIPSSMSSFELALQFGISVMVIACPCALGLATPTAVMVGTGVGASQGVLIKGGQALESAHKVNCIIFDKTGTLTVGKPVVVDTQLLKNMELREFYVLIAAIEVNSEHPLAKAIVTYAKKFVEDKENLAWPEAQDFISITGNGVKAIVQNKEIIVGNKSLMLEQNIAIPVGAEDILAQAEGMAQTGILVSIDREVAGVLAISDPLKPGAQEVISILKSMKIKSIVVTGDNWGTANAIAKEVGIETVIAEAKPEDKAKKVREFQMLEWPLVLAQTLLSKQLILFS encoded by the exons atgcaCATGGCTATGGCCACCAAGCTTCGAGCAATATCGAGTTTCATTTGCAACAAATGTGCTGGGAACCTAACTCCAAGCCCAAACTACCCCCCAACGCCTAAGCAAACAAGAGGAGAATCTGAATTAGCAAAGGCCTTGTTCTCAGTCACTGGAATGACAGATTCGACGTGTGCTGTTCCGGTCGAGAAGGCCATCAATGGGCTTCCTGGGATACATGAGGCCGTCGTAGATGTTCTCAGTAATAGGGCACAAGTCCTCTACTACCCGAGTTTAATCAAC GAGGAAAGAATACGAGAGACTATTGAAAAAGTTGGATTTCAAGCCACATTGATCAAAGATGACACAAACGAGAGATCCACACAGGTATGCAAAATACGCATAAGTGGAATGACTTGTACTTCTTGCTCCTCCACTATAGAATCAGCTCTGAAAGCAATTTCAGGTGTGCAAAATGCCCAAGTGGCCTTAGCAACTGAAAAGGCAGAAGTTCATTATAATCCAAAGTTTGTGAGCTATAGTCAACTGTTGCAAGTCATAGAAGAAACTGGATTTGAGGGCACACTTATTAGTAGTGGGGATAATATCAACAAGATAGAACTCAAAGTTGATGGTGTAGACACTGATCATTCCTTAAATATGATTGAAAAGTCTCTCCAAGTGCTTCCAGGGGTTCAAGAAGTAGAAATATACCCTGAACTCAGCAAAGTGTCCATTTCTTATGAACCAGATATGGCAGGACCCAGAACTTTTATCAGTGTCATTGAGTCAACTGGGAGTGGAAATTTCAAAGCAACAATATATCCcagagaaggagaagaaactgGCAGACAGCAGGAAATTAAGCAATATTATAAATTCTTTGTATGGAGTTTGGTTTTTACGATTCCCGTGTTTTTAACATCCATGGTTTTCATGTATATTCCTGGAATTAAGATGGTATTAGATATCAAACTAGTCAACATGATGACTGTTGGTATGATGTTGAGGTTGGAGCTCTCTACTCCAGTACAGTTCATCATAGGCAGAAGATTCTACATAGGAGCCTATAAAGCTTTGCGCCATGGTTCTGCTAATATGGATGTTTTGATCGCCTTGGGAACAAATTCAGCCTACTTTTATTCTGTCTACTCAGTGTTAAGGGCTGCTTACTCTAAAGATTTCAAGGGTACAGATTTCTTTGAGACTAGCTCAATGCTTATTTCATTTATTCTACTAGGGAAGTATTTAGAGGTTTTGGCTAAGGGAAAGACATCAGAAGCCATTGCCAAGCTTATGGACTTGGCGCCTGAAACAGCCGTATTGCTAACTCTGGATGATGAAGGAAATGTGATAAGTGAACAAGAAATTGATAGCCGGTTAATACAAAAAAACGATGTGATTAAGATTATCCCTGGTGCCAAAGTAGCTTCAGATGGTTATGTTTTGTGGGGGGAGAGCCACGTAAATGAGAGCATGATAACAGGAGAAGCACGGCCAGTGTCAAAAAGGAAGGGAAACACTGTGATTGGAGGAACTGTGAATGAGAATGGGGTGTTGCGCATCAAAGCAACTAGAGTAGGATCAGACAGTGCCCTTTCCCAGATTGTTCAACTTGTTGAATCAGCACAAATGGCTAAAGCACCAGTCCAGAAGTTCGCTGACCACATTTCTAAATACTTTGTGCCTCTGGTAA ATAGCTTTCTTTTGCAGGTCATTATGCTTTCATTTTCAACTTGGCTTGCCTGGTTTTTGGCTGGAAGGTTCCACAGCTACCCAAAATCTTGGATACCATCTTCCATGAGTAGCTTTGAGCTTGCACTTCAGTTTGGGATCTCTGTCATGGTCATAGCATGCCCTTGTGCTCTAGGCCTAGCAACCCCAACTGCTGTTATGGTTGGTACTGGAGTTGGTGCATCTCAAGGGGTACTAATTAAAGGTGGCCAAGCTTTAGAAAGTGCACATAAG GTTAACTGCATTATATTTGACAAGACAGGGACTCTCACGGTTGGGAAACCAGTGGTCGTTGACACACaacttttgaaaaatatggAACTTCGAGAATTCTATGTTCTCATTGCTGCAATCGAG GTGAACAGTGAGCACCCATTAGCCAAGGCCATAGTGACATATGCCAAGAAATTTGTAGAAGATAAAGAGAACCTTGCTTGGCCGGAAGCACAAGACTTTATCTCCATTACTGGCAATGGAGTGAAAGCCATTGTtcaaaacaaggaaataataGTGGGCAACAAGAGTTTGATGTTGGAACAGAACATTGCCATTCCAGTTGGTGCTGAAGATATACTAGCACAAGCTGAAGGCATGGCTCAAACTGGGATTCTAGTATCTATAGATAGGGAAGTCGCCGGAGTTCTGGCCATATCTGACCCCCTTAAACCAGGTGCTCAAGAAGTCATTTCCATTCTCAAGTCCATGAAAATTAAAAGCATAGTGGTGACAGGTGATAATTGGGGAACTGCCAATGCCATTGCCAAGGAAGTTGGAATTGAAACTGTTATTGCAGAAGCCAAACCAGAGGATAAAGCAAAGAAAGTGAGGGAATTTCAG ATGTTGGAATGGCCATTGGTGCTGGCACAGACATTGCTATCGAAGCAGCTGATATTGTTCTCATGA
- the LOC126709171 gene encoding glutathione S-transferase T1, whose product MELKVYADRMSQPSRAVIIFCKVNGINFEEIKVDLSKRQHLSAEFKEINPMRQVPTIVDGRFKLFESHAILIYLASAFPGVADHWYPADVTRRAKIHSVLDWHHSNLRRGAATFILHTVLGAALGLPMKPQVAAEAEKILSSSLSKIESIWLKGNGRFLVGGLQPSIADLSLVCEIMQLELLDEKDRSRVLGPHKKVQQWIEDTRNATKPHFDEAHKFLYKAKTKFQVQRTLQANSEREESSIRKALPSKM is encoded by the exons ATGGAGCTGAAAGTATATGCAGATAGGATGTCCCAGCCATCTCGTGCTGTTATTATATTCTGCAA GGTTAATGGAATAAACTTTGAAGAAATCAAAGTGGACCTGTCCAAACGCCAGCACTTGTCTGCTGAGTTCAAAG AAATAAACCCTATGAGGCAAGTTCCAACTATTGTTGATGGAAGATTTAAGTTGTTTGAAAG tcatGCAATTCTTATCTATCTCGCTTCTGCATTTCCTGGAGTTGCAGATCATTG GTATCCAGCTGATGTTACCAGGAGAGCTAAAATTCACTCAGTGTTGGATTGGCATCACTCCAATCTACGCCGGGGTGCAG CCACATTTATTCTCCACACCGTACTAGGAGCTGCGCTTGGCCTTCCCATGAAACCACAAGTAGCTGCTGAAGCTGAGAAAATTTTATCCTCGTCTCTGTCAAAAATAGAGTCCATTTGGCTCAAGGGGAATGGGCGCTTCTTGGTGGGTGGCTTGCAACCATCCATAGCTGATCTCAGCCTTGTTTGTGAGATTATGCAACTAGAG CTTTTGGATGAGAAGGATCGCAGTCGTGTACTAGGCCCACACAAGAAAGTTCAGCAGTGGATTGAGGATACAAGAAATGCCACAAAACCTCACTTTGATGAAGCACATAAATTCCTCTACaaagccaaaacaaaatttcaagtgCAGCGGACTCTGCAAGCAAACAGTGAGAGGGAGGAGTCTAGCATAAGAAAGGCATTGCCTTCAAAGATGTGA
- the LOC126709360 gene encoding probable copper-transporting ATPase HMA5 isoform X1 gives MHMAMATKLRAISSFICNKCAGNLTPSPNYPPTPKQTRGESELAKALFSVTGMTDSTCAVPVEKAINGLPGIHEAVVDVLSNRAQVLYYPSLINEERIRETIEKVGFQATLIKDDTNERSTQVCKIRISGMTCTSCSSTIESALKAISGVQNAQVALATEKAEVHYNPKFVSYSQLLQVIEETGFEGTLISSGDNINKIELKVDGVDTDHSLNMIEKSLQVLPGVQEVEIYPELSKVSISYEPDMAGPRTFISVIESTGSGNFKATIYPREGEETGRQQEIKQYYKFFVWSLVFTIPVFLTSMVFMYIPGIKMVLDIKLVNMMTVGMMLRLELSTPVQFIIGRRFYIGAYKALRHGSANMDVLIALGTNSAYFYSVYSVLRAAYSKDFKGTDFFETSSMLISFILLGKYLEVLAKGKTSEAIAKLMDLAPETAVLLTLDDEGNVISEQEIDSRLIQKNDVIKIIPGAKVASDGYVLWGESHVNESMITGEARPVSKRKGNTVIGGTVNENGVLRIKATRVGSDSALSQIVQLVESAQMAKAPVQKFADHISKYFVPLVNSFLLQVIMLSFSTWLAWFLAGRFHSYPKSWIPSSMSSFELALQFGISVMVIACPCALGLATPTAVMVGTGVGASQGVLIKGGQALESAHKVNCIIFDKTGTLTVGKPVVVDTQLLKNMELREFYVLIAAIEVNSEHPLAKAIVTYAKKFVEDKENLAWPEAQDFISITGNGVKAIVQNKEIIVGNKSLMLEQNIAIPVGAEDILAQAEGMAQTGILVSIDREVAGVLAISDPLKPGAQEVISILKSMKIKSIVVTGDNWGTANAIAKEVGIETVIAEAKPEDKAKKVREFQTAGYTVTMVGDGINDSPALVAADVGMAIGAGTDIAIEAADIVLMKSNLEDVITAIDLSRKTFSRIRLNYIWALGYNMLGIPIAAGVFFPFTGFRLPPWIAGAAMAASSVSVVCSSLMLKYYKRPYKLNNLDLHGIQIE, from the exons atgcaCATGGCTATGGCCACCAAGCTTCGAGCAATATCGAGTTTCATTTGCAACAAATGTGCTGGGAACCTAACTCCAAGCCCAAACTACCCCCCAACGCCTAAGCAAACAAGAGGAGAATCTGAATTAGCAAAGGCCTTGTTCTCAGTCACTGGAATGACAGATTCGACGTGTGCTGTTCCGGTCGAGAAGGCCATCAATGGGCTTCCTGGGATACATGAGGCCGTCGTAGATGTTCTCAGTAATAGGGCACAAGTCCTCTACTACCCGAGTTTAATCAAC GAGGAAAGAATACGAGAGACTATTGAAAAAGTTGGATTTCAAGCCACATTGATCAAAGATGACACAAACGAGAGATCCACACAGGTATGCAAAATACGCATAAGTGGAATGACTTGTACTTCTTGCTCCTCCACTATAGAATCAGCTCTGAAAGCAATTTCAGGTGTGCAAAATGCCCAAGTGGCCTTAGCAACTGAAAAGGCAGAAGTTCATTATAATCCAAAGTTTGTGAGCTATAGTCAACTGTTGCAAGTCATAGAAGAAACTGGATTTGAGGGCACACTTATTAGTAGTGGGGATAATATCAACAAGATAGAACTCAAAGTTGATGGTGTAGACACTGATCATTCCTTAAATATGATTGAAAAGTCTCTCCAAGTGCTTCCAGGGGTTCAAGAAGTAGAAATATACCCTGAACTCAGCAAAGTGTCCATTTCTTATGAACCAGATATGGCAGGACCCAGAACTTTTATCAGTGTCATTGAGTCAACTGGGAGTGGAAATTTCAAAGCAACAATATATCCcagagaaggagaagaaactgGCAGACAGCAGGAAATTAAGCAATATTATAAATTCTTTGTATGGAGTTTGGTTTTTACGATTCCCGTGTTTTTAACATCCATGGTTTTCATGTATATTCCTGGAATTAAGATGGTATTAGATATCAAACTAGTCAACATGATGACTGTTGGTATGATGTTGAGGTTGGAGCTCTCTACTCCAGTACAGTTCATCATAGGCAGAAGATTCTACATAGGAGCCTATAAAGCTTTGCGCCATGGTTCTGCTAATATGGATGTTTTGATCGCCTTGGGAACAAATTCAGCCTACTTTTATTCTGTCTACTCAGTGTTAAGGGCTGCTTACTCTAAAGATTTCAAGGGTACAGATTTCTTTGAGACTAGCTCAATGCTTATTTCATTTATTCTACTAGGGAAGTATTTAGAGGTTTTGGCTAAGGGAAAGACATCAGAAGCCATTGCCAAGCTTATGGACTTGGCGCCTGAAACAGCCGTATTGCTAACTCTGGATGATGAAGGAAATGTGATAAGTGAACAAGAAATTGATAGCCGGTTAATACAAAAAAACGATGTGATTAAGATTATCCCTGGTGCCAAAGTAGCTTCAGATGGTTATGTTTTGTGGGGGGAGAGCCACGTAAATGAGAGCATGATAACAGGAGAAGCACGGCCAGTGTCAAAAAGGAAGGGAAACACTGTGATTGGAGGAACTGTGAATGAGAATGGGGTGTTGCGCATCAAAGCAACTAGAGTAGGATCAGACAGTGCCCTTTCCCAGATTGTTCAACTTGTTGAATCAGCACAAATGGCTAAAGCACCAGTCCAGAAGTTCGCTGACCACATTTCTAAATACTTTGTGCCTCTGGTAA ATAGCTTTCTTTTGCAGGTCATTATGCTTTCATTTTCAACTTGGCTTGCCTGGTTTTTGGCTGGAAGGTTCCACAGCTACCCAAAATCTTGGATACCATCTTCCATGAGTAGCTTTGAGCTTGCACTTCAGTTTGGGATCTCTGTCATGGTCATAGCATGCCCTTGTGCTCTAGGCCTAGCAACCCCAACTGCTGTTATGGTTGGTACTGGAGTTGGTGCATCTCAAGGGGTACTAATTAAAGGTGGCCAAGCTTTAGAAAGTGCACATAAG GTTAACTGCATTATATTTGACAAGACAGGGACTCTCACGGTTGGGAAACCAGTGGTCGTTGACACACaacttttgaaaaatatggAACTTCGAGAATTCTATGTTCTCATTGCTGCAATCGAG GTGAACAGTGAGCACCCATTAGCCAAGGCCATAGTGACATATGCCAAGAAATTTGTAGAAGATAAAGAGAACCTTGCTTGGCCGGAAGCACAAGACTTTATCTCCATTACTGGCAATGGAGTGAAAGCCATTGTtcaaaacaaggaaataataGTGGGCAACAAGAGTTTGATGTTGGAACAGAACATTGCCATTCCAGTTGGTGCTGAAGATATACTAGCACAAGCTGAAGGCATGGCTCAAACTGGGATTCTAGTATCTATAGATAGGGAAGTCGCCGGAGTTCTGGCCATATCTGACCCCCTTAAACCAGGTGCTCAAGAAGTCATTTCCATTCTCAAGTCCATGAAAATTAAAAGCATAGTGGTGACAGGTGATAATTGGGGAACTGCCAATGCCATTGCCAAGGAAGTTGGAATTGAAACTGTTATTGCAGAAGCCAAACCAGAGGATAAAGCAAAGAAAGTGAGGGAATTTCAG ACTGCAGGCTACACTGTGACAATGGTAGGAGATGGCATCAATGACTCACCAGCACTTGTTGCTGCAGATGTTGGAATGGCCATTGGTGCTGGCACAGACATTGCTATCGAAGCAGCTGATATTGTTCTCATGAAGAGCAACTTGGAAGATGTGATAACTGCAATTGATCTTTCCAGGAAGACCTTCTCACGTATACGTCTTAATTACATTTGGGCTTTGGGGTATAATATGCTTGGTATCCCAATTGCTGCTGGGGTCTTTTTCCCATTTACTGGATTTCGTTTACCACCATGGATTGCTGGAGCTGCAATGGCAGCCTCTTCTGTCAGTGTTGTTTGCAGCTCCCTCATGTTAAAGTATTACAAGAGACCCTATAAGTTGAATAACCTGGACTTACATGGAATACAAATTGAGTAA